Proteins encoded in a region of the Streptomyces sp. NBC_00513 genome:
- a CDS encoding cytochrome P450 yields MTAARNVPDILSQEFAENPYPTYRALRESEPLVWHEATQSYLISRYEDVARAFKDKESLFTTDNYAWQAEPVHGKTILQMSGREHSTRRALVAPAFRGNELREKVVPVIERNARELIDAFRDVGSVDLVSGFASHFPITVIADMFGLDRSGQERISGWYRAFVAFIANLSGDPECAAAGERAQVEFAAYMLPIIRNRRDHLGDDLLSALCTAEVDGVSMNDEDIKAFCSLLLTAGAETTDKAIAGLFANLLANPGQLAAVRQDRGLIDRAFAETLRYSPPVHMIMRQAAADVPVSGGTIPAGATVTCLIGAANRDPERYEDPDRFDIFRTDLTATTAFSAAADHLAFALGRHFCVGALLARAEVEIATNQLLDAMPDIRPTEGYDPAEQGVFTRGPRSLLVEFTPAGR; encoded by the coding sequence ATGACCGCCGCGCGCAACGTCCCGGACATCCTGTCGCAGGAGTTCGCCGAGAATCCGTACCCGACGTACCGGGCTCTGCGCGAAAGCGAGCCCCTCGTCTGGCACGAGGCGACGCAGAGCTACCTCATCTCCCGCTACGAGGACGTGGCCCGGGCGTTCAAGGACAAGGAGTCACTCTTCACCACGGACAACTACGCCTGGCAGGCGGAGCCCGTGCACGGCAAGACCATCCTCCAGATGAGCGGCCGGGAGCACTCCACTCGGCGCGCTCTGGTGGCCCCCGCGTTCCGGGGCAACGAGCTTCGGGAGAAGGTCGTCCCGGTCATCGAACGCAATGCCCGCGAGCTGATCGACGCGTTCCGCGACGTCGGGTCCGTCGACCTGGTGAGCGGCTTCGCCTCGCACTTCCCCATCACGGTGATCGCCGACATGTTCGGACTGGACCGGTCCGGCCAGGAGCGCATCAGCGGTTGGTACCGGGCCTTCGTGGCGTTCATCGCGAACCTGTCCGGTGATCCCGAGTGCGCGGCGGCCGGCGAGCGGGCTCAGGTGGAGTTCGCCGCGTACATGCTGCCGATCATCAGGAACCGGCGGGACCACCTCGGTGACGATCTGCTGTCCGCGCTCTGCACCGCCGAGGTCGACGGGGTGAGCATGAACGACGAGGACATCAAGGCGTTCTGCAGCCTCTTGCTCACCGCCGGGGCCGAGACGACCGACAAGGCCATCGCCGGCCTCTTCGCGAACCTCCTGGCCAACCCGGGGCAACTCGCGGCCGTGCGGCAGGACCGCGGGCTCATCGACCGGGCCTTCGCGGAGACGCTGCGCTACAGCCCGCCCGTCCACATGATCATGCGGCAGGCCGCCGCCGATGTCCCGGTGAGCGGGGGCACCATCCCCGCCGGCGCCACCGTCACCTGTCTGATCGGGGCGGCGAATCGCGATCCCGAACGCTACGAGGATCCGGACCGGTTCGACATCTTCCGCACCGACCTGACGGCGACCACCGCCTTCTCCGCGGCCGCGGACCACTTGGCGTTCGCGCTGGGGCGGCACTTCTGCGTCGGTGCGCTGTTGGCCAGGGCCGAGGTGGAGATCGCCACCAACCAACTCCTCGACGCGATGCCGGACATCCGGCCGACCGAAGGGTACGACCCGGCCGAGCAGGGTGTCTTCACCCGTGGTCCGAGGTCCCTGCTCGTGGAGTTCACCCCCGCCGGCCGCTGA
- a CDS encoding PadR family transcriptional regulator gives MADAEPMTGWLRGVLPLALAGVLAEGERHGYALVQELAARGFGTVRGGALYPVLGRLEADGAVEARWEPGEGGPGRKVYRLTDAGWSRLRQETAGWEKFSGAMARLLSHSVEDNP, from the coding sequence ATGGCCGACGCAGAGCCCATGACCGGCTGGCTGCGGGGGGTGTTGCCGCTCGCGCTCGCGGGTGTACTGGCCGAGGGCGAGCGGCACGGCTACGCGCTGGTGCAGGAACTGGCCGCCCGGGGGTTCGGTACCGTCCGCGGCGGCGCGCTGTACCCCGTGCTCGGCCGACTGGAGGCCGACGGGGCGGTGGAGGCCCGGTGGGAACCGGGGGAGGGCGGGCCGGGCCGCAAGGTCTACCGGCTCACCGACGCCGGATGGAGCAGACTGCGGCAGGAGACGGCCGGCTGGGAGAAGTTCTCCGGTGCCATGGCTCGACTCCTGTCCCACAGCGTGGAGGACAACCCATGA
- a CDS encoding class II glutamine amidotransferase produces MCRWLAYSGTPMLLDTILYKPAHSLIDQSLHSKLGVETTNGDGFGVGWYSQDNSTPALLRDVGPAWNNRNLREMADHVRSPLFFAHIRASTGTAVQQSNCHPFRHGRWMFMHNGAIAGFHLMRRDLTLLVDPALYADIEGTTDSEVMFFLALTFGLDRDPPTAVARMAGVVERVGRDHGVESPLQMTLAISDGVRVWAFRYSSGHDSRSLFYSSRVDALRRLHPDIAFLRDISEGTRLIVSEPLGDLPGAWNEVPESSYGVVQPGADELYPFAPVPA; encoded by the coding sequence ATGTGCCGGTGGCTCGCCTACTCGGGAACTCCCATGCTGCTGGACACGATCCTGTACAAGCCGGCCCATTCGCTGATCGACCAGAGCCTGCACTCCAAGCTCGGTGTGGAGACCACGAACGGCGACGGATTCGGCGTCGGGTGGTACTCGCAGGACAACAGCACTCCCGCGCTTCTCAGGGATGTCGGCCCCGCCTGGAACAACCGAAACCTGAGGGAGATGGCCGACCACGTCCGCTCGCCGCTGTTCTTCGCCCACATCCGGGCGTCGACCGGGACGGCGGTGCAGCAGTCGAACTGCCACCCCTTCCGACACGGCCGCTGGATGTTCATGCACAACGGGGCCATCGCCGGTTTCCACCTGATGCGCCGGGACCTCACCCTGCTCGTCGACCCCGCGCTCTACGCCGACATCGAGGGGACCACGGACTCCGAGGTGATGTTCTTCCTGGCCCTCACCTTCGGCCTCGACCGGGACCCGCCGACCGCCGTCGCCCGGATGGCGGGAGTGGTGGAGCGCGTCGGCCGCGACCACGGGGTGGAGTCACCGCTCCAGATGACACTCGCCATCAGCGACGGCGTGCGGGTGTGGGCCTTCCGCTACTCCAGCGGCCACGACTCCCGGTCGCTGTTCTACAGCAGCCGGGTGGACGCGCTGCGCAGGCTGCACCCGGACATCGCGTTCCTGCGGGACATCTCCGAGGGGACCCGCCTCATCGTGTCCGAACCCCTCGGTGACCTGCCCGGCGCCTGGAACGAGGTGCCGGAGAGCAGCTACGGGGTCGTACAACCGGGCGCCGACGAGTTGTACCCCTTTGCTCCGGTGCCCGCGTGA
- a CDS encoding DUF4328 domain-containing protein translates to MSFNRPGPSPAPQPEAGPMTPPPPLPAPHPAPLPPAAGVLRSPEGLATALTVLLSVGAAIDLFSSGVNLYVWRLMKDLLDAPASVEDDNIALADLLNGATGVAQTVLRLATIVVFIVWFHRVRCNGQVFRPDGFSQSAGWAIGWWFVPIANLFFPYRTARETWKASTQLAPDGSYRHVPTAPVTAWWIVFVATLVLDRVWSRRYIAADTVEAMRSVSALGAVTDVVTIVAAVLAVLFVRKLTALQRVKATQGPIAAA, encoded by the coding sequence ATGTCCTTCAACAGGCCCGGCCCGTCGCCGGCTCCGCAGCCCGAGGCCGGACCGATGACGCCGCCACCACCGCTGCCGGCGCCTCATCCCGCCCCGCTGCCGCCGGCCGCCGGTGTGCTGCGCTCGCCGGAGGGTCTGGCGACGGCCCTGACGGTGTTGTTGTCCGTGGGTGCCGCGATCGATCTCTTCTCGTCCGGGGTCAACCTGTACGTGTGGAGGCTGATGAAGGACCTCCTCGACGCCCCCGCGAGCGTCGAGGACGACAACATCGCCCTGGCCGACCTCCTCAACGGCGCGACCGGCGTCGCGCAGACCGTCCTGCGCCTGGCCACGATCGTGGTCTTCATCGTCTGGTTCCACCGGGTCCGCTGCAACGGCCAGGTCTTCCGTCCCGACGGATTCAGCCAGTCCGCCGGCTGGGCCATCGGCTGGTGGTTCGTCCCGATCGCCAACCTCTTCTTCCCCTACCGGACGGCGCGGGAGACCTGGAAGGCCAGCACGCAGCTCGCGCCCGACGGTTCGTACCGCCACGTCCCCACCGCCCCGGTGACCGCCTGGTGGATCGTGTTCGTCGCCACCCTGGTCCTCGACCGCGTCTGGTCCAGGCGGTACATCGCGGCCGACACGGTCGAGGCGATGCGCAGCGTCTCCGCGCTCGGCGCCGTCACCGACGTCGTCACCATCGTCGCCGCCGTGCTGGCCGTCCTCTTCGTGCGCAAACTGACCGCGCTCCAGCGGGTCAAGGCCACGCAGGGCCCGATCGCCGCGGCCTGA
- a CDS encoding DoxX family protein, translated as MAVLRKLARPLLATPHIVEGLRTLRRPETAAEVFQPFAEAVGKRVPASDGDPLKLVRVHGAIQVGAGLMIATGRAPRLAALTLAATVVPTALTGHAFWTVKDPEERARQRARFLTDLAAVGGLLIAAADTHGKPSLAYRSRHALDHRHPVRAVRRPVEAAAATTAARVKAAAALADPR; from the coding sequence ATGGCTGTCCTTCGAAAGCTCGCCCGCCCCCTGCTCGCCACCCCGCACATCGTGGAGGGCCTGCGCACCCTGCGCCGGCCCGAGACCGCGGCGGAGGTCTTCCAGCCCTTCGCCGAGGCCGTCGGCAAGCGCGTTCCGGCTTCGGACGGCGACCCGCTGAAGCTGGTACGCGTCCACGGCGCGATCCAGGTCGGAGCGGGCCTGATGATCGCAACGGGACGTGCCCCTCGGCTGGCCGCGCTCACGCTCGCCGCCACGGTGGTGCCGACCGCTCTCACGGGCCACGCGTTCTGGACGGTGAAGGATCCGGAGGAGCGTGCCCGGCAACGCGCCCGGTTCCTGACCGACCTCGCCGCGGTGGGAGGTCTACTCATCGCCGCCGCGGACACCCACGGAAAGCCCTCCCTCGCCTACCGTTCCAGGCACGCGCTCGACCACCGGCATCCGGTGAGGGCCGTCCGCCGTCCCGTGGAAGCGGCCGCGGCGACCACGGCCGCCCGGGTCAAGGCGGCCGCCGCTCTCGCCGACCCTCGCTGA
- a CDS encoding cupin domain-containing protein → MSYPSYPEARYGGDEGEVSAVFRPVDTPAELSSPNGDATHYLATKASTNGEFGLYRVEMSAGAGGPKTHFHKTISESFFILDGTVRLFDGADWIDAKKGDFLFVPQGGLHAFRNDSDAPAEMLMVFAPGAPREEYFEGLSQLANATDEERTEFFIRHDSYFVE, encoded by the coding sequence ATGTCGTATCCGTCGTATCCGGAGGCACGCTACGGGGGAGACGAGGGCGAGGTCAGCGCGGTGTTCAGGCCCGTCGACACGCCGGCGGAGCTGTCGTCCCCGAACGGCGACGCGACGCACTACCTGGCCACGAAGGCCTCCACGAACGGGGAGTTCGGCCTCTACCGGGTGGAGATGAGCGCCGGCGCGGGAGGTCCGAAGACCCACTTCCACAAGACGATCTCGGAGTCGTTCTTCATCCTCGACGGGACCGTCAGGCTCTTCGACGGCGCGGACTGGATCGACGCGAAGAAGGGCGACTTCCTCTTCGTGCCACAGGGCGGCCTGCACGCCTTCCGCAATGATTCGGACGCTCCGGCGGAGATGCTGATGGTGTTCGCGCCGGGGGCGCCGCGTGAAGAGTACTTCGAGGGGTTGTCGCAGCTCGCGAACGCGACCGACGAGGAACGCACCGAGTTCTTCATCCGGCACGACTCGTACTTCGTCGAGTAG
- a CDS encoding helix-turn-helix transcriptional regulator, producing the protein MLRIHFTAEDLARTRVAATIGVAAETYYSLELLRGSGDSPHFRSWRAAVAGRMGANTRPLTSLLPVRGPGLDLLALMGDGPCLEHAVDNLLHAPAARLRREFEGIDFPLEHLPWARRVSEGDREARRELAEALRACHRLAVEPYWHKGRSELAALSSRYMNVLLEGGVDLLLRSLCAPLVRWRPPVLEAPYPRVVEVHLRGRGLIVTPTVFSPHSVSLLWDPLDTTQPPRLTVPALREPLAGGGSAGVAGPSGRNLESLLGRTRAAALRVTAEGSTTTELARRLNVSVAAASQHATVLRNADLITTSRRGGSVLHRITPLGLALLSSVTTTEP; encoded by the coding sequence GTGTTACGCATTCACTTCACGGCGGAAGATCTCGCGCGGACACGCGTCGCCGCGACGATCGGGGTCGCGGCGGAGACCTACTACAGCCTGGAACTGCTGCGGGGGAGCGGGGACAGCCCCCACTTCCGCTCGTGGCGGGCGGCCGTCGCGGGTCGCATGGGGGCCAACACCCGCCCGTTGACGTCCTTGCTGCCGGTGCGTGGGCCCGGGCTCGACCTGCTCGCCCTGATGGGGGACGGGCCCTGCCTGGAACACGCCGTGGACAACCTGCTCCACGCACCGGCGGCCCGTCTGCGACGGGAGTTCGAAGGCATCGACTTCCCCCTGGAACACCTGCCCTGGGCAAGGCGGGTGTCCGAGGGGGACCGCGAGGCGCGGCGGGAACTCGCCGAGGCGCTGCGCGCCTGCCATCGGCTGGCCGTGGAGCCCTACTGGCACAAAGGGCGGTCCGAACTGGCCGCGCTGTCCTCCCGCTACATGAACGTGCTGCTCGAGGGAGGGGTCGATCTGCTGCTGCGTTCGCTCTGCGCACCACTGGTCCGTTGGCGGCCGCCGGTTCTGGAGGCTCCCTACCCGCGCGTGGTCGAGGTGCACCTCAGGGGAAGGGGACTCATCGTCACCCCCACCGTCTTCTCGCCGCACTCGGTGAGCTTGCTGTGGGACCCGCTCGACACCACGCAGCCACCCCGGCTGACGGTACCGGCCCTCCGCGAGCCGCTGGCCGGCGGCGGGTCGGCCGGTGTGGCCGGCCCCTCGGGCCGAAACCTGGAATCCCTGCTCGGCCGCACGCGAGCCGCCGCACTGCGGGTGACGGCCGAAGGCAGCACGACGACCGAGTTGGCCCGCCGCCTCAACGTCTCGGTGGCAGCCGCCAGCCAGCACGCGACGGTGCTGCGGAACGCGGATCTGATCACCACCAGCCGCCGAGGCGGATCCGTACTGCACCGCATCACCCCCCTGGGGCTCGCCCTGCTGAGTTCCGTGACCACGACGGAGCCGTGA
- a CDS encoding DUF6355 family natural product biosynthesis protein, whose protein sequence is MQRLRVNGMRRWMAVAVLGSAAVMSTITPASAGSAGSAEGAGTQAVCGYYAGREIAFYNHCGPTTIKIKLDVVRGFDRTICVGPGDTRLGLKSQIRDANYVGGAGCRIT, encoded by the coding sequence ATGCAGCGCTTACGGGTCAACGGCATGCGGCGATGGATGGCGGTCGCCGTTCTCGGCTCCGCTGCGGTGATGAGCACGATCACCCCCGCCAGCGCGGGCAGCGCGGGCAGCGCCGAGGGAGCGGGAACCCAGGCAGTGTGCGGGTACTACGCGGGCAGGGAGATCGCGTTCTACAACCACTGTGGCCCCACCACGATCAAGATCAAACTCGACGTCGTCCGGGGCTTCGACCGGACCATCTGCGTCGGACCCGGCGATACGCGGCTCGGCCTCAAGAGCCAGATCAGGGACGCGAACTACGTCGGTGGAGCCGGCTGCCGCATCACGTAA
- a CDS encoding SHOCT domain-containing protein, with protein sequence MQNSLINLAEDYDYPLLNIFLTMMLCFLWVFWFVLLMRIIGDVFRDDDLSGWAKAGWTVFVILLPYLGVFIYLIVRGRGMGERQLRRSQRQEEAFRTYAREGDAITGQAEELSRLAELKNRGAITASEYERAKGKVLGS encoded by the coding sequence ATGCAGAACTCACTGATCAACCTGGCGGAGGACTACGACTACCCGCTGCTCAACATCTTCTTGACCATGATGTTGTGCTTCCTCTGGGTGTTCTGGTTCGTGCTCCTCATGCGCATCATCGGTGACGTCTTCCGTGACGACGACCTGAGCGGCTGGGCCAAGGCCGGGTGGACCGTCTTCGTCATCCTGCTGCCCTACCTGGGTGTCTTCATCTACCTGATCGTCCGTGGGCGAGGGATGGGTGAACGTCAACTCAGGCGCAGCCAAAGGCAGGAGGAGGCGTTCCGCACCTACGCGCGCGAGGGCGACGCGATCACCGGTCAGGCCGAGGAACTGTCGCGGCTCGCCGAACTCAAGAACCGCGGCGCCATCACGGCGTCCGAGTACGAGCGGGCCAAGGGCAAGGTCCTCGGTTCCTGA
- a CDS encoding GAP family protein: protein MGELLGEVVPLALGIALSPVPVVPAVFLLFTPRPRVTAGSFLAGWTAGVLAVTVALALLAAVIEVHEETPTWASWTKAALGMVLLLLAVRQWRSRAKKDTPAWMRTLTDATPVKALRLGLLLSAANPKVALLSAAAGLTVGSAEAGPSRAVTAVVVFTAVAASTVAIPLLLHVVVGERVLGPLGRARTWLEIHNSAVTAVVLSVIGVLLLVEGAAGL from the coding sequence GTGGGAGAACTGCTCGGCGAGGTCGTGCCGCTCGCACTGGGTATCGCGCTGTCGCCGGTCCCCGTCGTTCCCGCGGTCTTCCTGCTCTTCACGCCCCGCCCCCGGGTGACCGCCGGGTCCTTCCTGGCCGGCTGGACGGCCGGCGTTCTCGCGGTGACGGTCGCCCTCGCCCTGCTCGCCGCCGTCATCGAGGTCCACGAGGAGACTCCCACCTGGGCATCCTGGACCAAAGCGGCCCTCGGCATGGTCCTCCTTCTGCTGGCCGTGCGGCAGTGGCGCTCACGAGCGAAGAAGGACACCCCGGCCTGGATGCGGACCCTCACCGACGCCACCCCGGTGAAAGCCCTGCGGCTGGGGCTGCTGCTGTCCGCGGCCAACCCGAAGGTCGCCCTGCTCTCGGCGGCGGCCGGCCTGACCGTCGGCTCCGCCGAAGCGGGGCCGTCCCGCGCGGTGACGGCCGTGGTGGTGTTCACCGCCGTCGCGGCGTCCACCGTGGCCATCCCGCTGCTGCTCCACGTCGTCGTGGGGGAGCGGGTCCTGGGCCCTCTGGGCCGGGCAAGGACCTGGCTGGAGATCCACAACAGCGCCGTCACCGCCGTGGTCCTGTCGGTGATCGGTGTGCTTCTGCTCGTCGAGGGCGCCGCCGGCCTGTGA
- a CDS encoding NAD-dependent protein deacetylase — protein MRMRPALTWTPTEDLRPGTTDPGPVADALEAGGVLVLSGAGMSTESGIPDYRGEGGSLSRHTPMTYQDFTTSAAARRRYWARSHLGWRTFGRARPNAGHRAVAAFGRRGLLSGVITQNVDGLHQAAGSADVVELHGNLGRVVCLSCGVSGSRRELALRLEEANAGFEPVAAGLNPDGDADLTDEQVGDFSVVPCTHCGGILKPDVVFFGETVPPRRVAHCRELVGAAASLLVLGSSLTVMSGLRFVRQAAQAGKPVLIVNRDPTRGDRHAVTRVELPLGTTLTALADRLDIPMDD, from the coding sequence ATGCGCATGCGCCCCGCTCTGACCTGGACCCCCACCGAGGACCTGCGGCCCGGCACCACTGATCCGGGGCCCGTCGCCGATGCCCTGGAGGCCGGCGGGGTGCTGGTGCTGAGCGGGGCTGGCATGTCCACGGAGTCCGGCATCCCCGACTATCGGGGCGAGGGCGGAAGCCTGAGCCGGCACACCCCGATGACATACCAGGACTTCACCACCAGCGCCGCGGCCCGACGCCGCTACTGGGCACGCAGCCACCTCGGCTGGCGCACGTTCGGCCGCGCCAGGCCCAACGCCGGGCACCGGGCCGTGGCGGCCTTCGGGCGCCGCGGACTGCTGTCGGGCGTGATCACCCAGAACGTCGACGGACTGCACCAGGCCGCCGGCAGCGCGGACGTGGTGGAGCTCCACGGAAACCTGGGCCGGGTCGTCTGCCTCTCCTGCGGCGTCTCCGGCTCGCGCCGGGAACTCGCCCTGCGGTTGGAAGAGGCCAACGCGGGCTTCGAACCAGTGGCCGCGGGACTCAACCCCGACGGCGACGCCGACCTCACCGACGAACAGGTCGGGGACTTCTCCGTGGTGCCCTGCACGCACTGCGGCGGCATCCTCAAGCCGGACGTGGTGTTCTTCGGCGAAACCGTTCCGCCCCGGCGGGTCGCACACTGCCGCGAACTGGTCGGTGCGGCGGCCTCCCTCCTGGTCCTGGGCTCCTCGCTGACGGTCATGTCCGGACTGCGCTTCGTCCGTCAGGCGGCCCAGGCCGGGAAGCCCGTACTGATCGTCAATCGGGATCCGACCCGCGGCGACAGGCACGCCGTCACCCGGGTCGAACTCCCTCTGGGAACGACCCTCACCGCCCTGGCCGACCGCTTGGACATCCCCATGGACGACTGA
- a CDS encoding SpoIIE family protein phosphatase produces the protein MDPEPFDEVTSPAARAAGGWLGGLPVAVLATGSDGRIVRWDTAAHELLGYTPREVIGRHIADLLHPGVDRSLGRSLWEKAVTARGVMGTVTAWHRDGHPVEVEIWAAPVPARPRGGTTVLVFAADAAAAQRIRGSSAVWDGLFARSPVGIALFDTRLRFLRVNPALEAMNGLPEAAHVGRRLAEVLPGVNAAAMEVLMRQVLEDGRPVLDSRRIGRTPAAPDQDRVWSCSYTRLEDTDGHPLGLAASLIDITIQEQTQLEAEAGRRRLALINAATYRIGTSLDLERTAQELADVTVPELADLVTVDVLESLAAGAEIGSGLVAGTRLRRLGKAPFDSPLAEILAPLGRTLIFPSAAPYTQALADRHAFVVPRLDENSIAPAARHSPAPAELLKHGVHSFMMVPLLARGTVLGLATFYRCTTPEPFGDEDTALATELAARAAVCVDNARLYHREHDTALILQRSMLPQHITPPPGIEVAHRYLPASDVNEVGGDWYDVIPLTGDSVALVIGDVMGHGIQAAAVMGRLSASVRALARLDLDHDDMFRQLQAALDDLADPMLATFLYVDLDTATGACRITCAGHPPPALVTPDGAARLLDVPPGLPLGVGPTRFTTTHTTLAPGSVIVLYTDGLIEARGTDIDDRLSELTHLLAEPAPSLDALCDSLVTHLVPASADDDIALLAARLNKP, from the coding sequence ATGGATCCCGAGCCCTTCGACGAGGTCACGAGCCCGGCCGCCCGGGCCGCGGGCGGCTGGCTCGGGGGGCTGCCCGTGGCGGTGCTCGCCACCGGCAGCGACGGCCGGATCGTGCGCTGGGACACGGCCGCGCACGAGTTGTTGGGATACACCCCGCGCGAGGTCATCGGCCGCCACATCGCCGATCTGTTGCATCCGGGAGTGGACCGGAGTCTCGGCAGGTCGTTGTGGGAGAAGGCCGTCACCGCCCGCGGCGTGATGGGTACCGTGACCGCCTGGCACCGGGACGGGCACCCGGTGGAGGTGGAGATCTGGGCGGCGCCCGTCCCTGCCCGTCCGCGCGGCGGGACGACCGTGCTGGTCTTCGCCGCCGATGCCGCCGCCGCCCAGCGGATCCGCGGTTCCTCCGCGGTGTGGGACGGATTGTTCGCCCGCTCCCCGGTCGGCATCGCCCTCTTCGACACCCGGTTGCGCTTCCTGCGGGTCAACCCCGCCTTGGAGGCGATGAACGGCCTGCCGGAGGCCGCTCACGTCGGTCGACGTCTGGCCGAGGTGCTGCCCGGGGTGAACGCGGCCGCCATGGAAGTCCTCATGCGGCAGGTACTCGAAGACGGTCGGCCCGTCCTCGACTCCCGTCGTATCGGCCGTACTCCGGCCGCCCCGGACCAGGACAGGGTGTGGTCGTGCTCCTACACCAGGCTGGAGGACACGGACGGGCACCCCCTCGGACTGGCCGCCTCCCTGATCGACATCACGATCCAGGAGCAGACCCAGCTGGAGGCCGAGGCCGGCCGGCGCCGCCTCGCGCTGATCAACGCGGCCACGTACCGCATCGGCACCAGCCTGGACCTCGAGCGCACCGCGCAGGAACTGGCCGACGTCACCGTCCCGGAGCTCGCCGATCTGGTCACGGTCGACGTTCTGGAGTCCTTGGCCGCGGGCGCGGAGATCGGTTCCGGCCTGGTGGCCGGGACCCGCCTGCGCCGCCTGGGCAAAGCCCCCTTCGACTCACCCCTGGCCGAGATCCTCGCCCCGCTCGGACGCACCCTGATCTTCCCGTCGGCCGCGCCCTACACCCAGGCGCTCGCCGACCGCCACGCCTTCGTCGTCCCCCGCCTCGACGAGAATTCCATCGCGCCCGCGGCCCGTCACTCCCCGGCGCCGGCCGAGCTGCTGAAGCACGGAGTGCACTCTTTCATGATGGTGCCGCTGCTCGCCCGGGGAACGGTGCTGGGCCTGGCCACGTTCTACCGCTGCACCACGCCGGAGCCCTTCGGCGACGAGGACACCGCCCTCGCGACCGAACTGGCCGCGCGGGCCGCCGTGTGCGTGGACAACGCCCGCCTCTACCACCGCGAGCACGACACCGCCCTCATCCTGCAGCGCAGCATGCTGCCCCAGCACATCACCCCGCCCCCCGGCATCGAGGTCGCCCATCGCTACCTGCCCGCCAGTGACGTCAACGAGGTGGGCGGCGACTGGTACGACGTGATCCCCCTGACCGGCGACTCCGTGGCGCTGGTGATCGGCGACGTCATGGGGCACGGCATCCAGGCCGCGGCCGTCATGGGCCGGCTCTCCGCCAGCGTCCGCGCCCTGGCCAGGCTCGACCTCGACCACGACGACATGTTCCGCCAGCTCCAGGCCGCCCTGGACGACCTGGCCGACCCAATGCTCGCCACCTTCCTCTACGTCGATCTCGACACGGCGACCGGGGCCTGCCGCATCACCTGCGCCGGCCATCCTCCGCCCGCACTCGTCACCCCCGACGGCGCCGCCCGCCTTCTCGACGTACCGCCGGGACTCCCCCTGGGCGTCGGTCCCACCCGCTTCACCACCACTCACACCACGCTGGCTCCGGGCAGCGTGATCGTTCTCTACACCGACGGTCTCATCGAGGCACGCGGCACCGACATCGACGACCGTCTGAGCGAGCTCACCCATCTTCTGGCCGAGCCCGCGCCGTCCCTCGACGCCCTCTGCGACAGTCTCGTCACCCATCTGGTGCCCGCTTCGGCCGACGACGACATCGCTCTGCTCGCCGCCCGCCTGAACAAACCCTGA